A single genomic interval of Verrucomicrobiota bacterium harbors:
- a CDS encoding enoyl-CoA hydratase-related protein: MSELVVRYSSTGSVGCITFNRPPANAYDLGFHLQLIDAVDAADADSDARVVLVVSALDRFYCAGADIKAFASNSVEENKRMVDTARTALSKIEASGKAFIACISGHCLGGGLEIALACDLRFGAEGEYKIGLPEAKLGLLPGNGGSQRLPRIIGPSHAFVLLASGESIDPDEALRIGLLNRIFPETELISGATKLAKEIAKSAPLAVAACKTAVRKGLSMPMVDALELEANLVEELYTTEDAREGFRASTEKRVPIFKGC; encoded by the coding sequence TAGTCGTTCGGTATTCAAGCACTGGCAGTGTTGGGTGTATCACTTTTAACCGTCCGCCAGCCAACGCTTATGACCTCGGTTTCCACCTGCAGTTGATTGACGCCGTCGATGCAGCCGATGCGGATAGCGATGCACGGGTGGTCTTGGTGGTTAGTGCGCTGGATCGTTTCTATTGTGCGGGGGCGGACATCAAGGCATTCGCGTCGAATTCGGTTGAGGAAAACAAACGGATGGTGGATACGGCACGCACTGCGCTCTCAAAGATCGAGGCGAGTGGTAAGGCCTTTATAGCCTGTATCTCAGGGCACTGCCTGGGAGGTGGCCTGGAGATTGCGTTGGCCTGCGATCTTCGATTCGGTGCGGAGGGGGAGTACAAGATTGGCCTACCGGAAGCAAAGCTTGGATTGCTGCCGGGTAATGGCGGTTCCCAGCGCCTTCCTCGTATCATCGGTCCGAGCCATGCCTTTGTGCTTCTTGCCAGTGGCGAGAGTATCGACCCGGATGAAGCACTTCGAATCGGTCTGTTGAATCGAATTTTTCCGGAGACTGAACTCATCAGTGGCGCAACCAAACTCGCCAAAGAAATCGCAAAGTCTGCTCCCCTGGCGGTCGCCGCCTGTAAAACGGCTGTACGGAAAGGCCTGTCGATGCCGATGGTCGATGCGTTGGAGCTGGAAGCGAACCTGGTCGAGGAACTCTATACGACAGAAGACGCGCGCGAAGGTTTTCGCGCATCCACTGAGAAACGCGTTCCAATTTTCAAAGGCTGCTAA